In bacterium, the following proteins share a genomic window:
- a CDS encoding ABC transporter permease has translation MGRPAPAAALKAAASPAGAEAGGRRHRGAARMAWERFGRHRMALAGLTVVAAFALASAAPRLVSPYDPQASDLDHRLAAPTWAHPMGTDDLGRDLLTRILYGGRVSLTIGVAAMALAVTLGTAAGALAGFYGGWVDNVLMRFTDLVLSFPQLFVLIVLALVLRNLALPVFRGSAGSVLPIVLVIAVTSWMPVARLVRATFLSLREATFVEAARGLGVRNGRIIARHVLPNSLGPIIVAATLRVASSIITESGLSFLGFGVQPPTPTWGNMLNAAQDQMTSAPWTAIYPGLMIFLTVIAINYLGDGLRDAVDPHRVA, from the coding sequence ATGGGACGGCCCGCGCCCGCCGCGGCGCTGAAGGCCGCCGCGTCACCCGCCGGGGCGGAGGCCGGCGGACGCCGGCACCGCGGCGCCGCGCGGATGGCGTGGGAGCGGTTCGGCCGCCACCGCATGGCGCTCGCCGGCCTCACGGTGGTCGCCGCATTCGCGCTGGCCTCCGCGGCGCCGCGCCTCGTGTCCCCGTACGACCCGCAGGCGTCCGACCTCGACCACCGGCTCGCCGCGCCGACGTGGGCGCACCCGATGGGCACGGACGACCTCGGCCGGGATCTGCTCACCCGCATCCTCTACGGGGGCCGCGTGTCGCTCACCATCGGCGTCGCGGCCATGGCGCTCGCGGTGACGCTCGGGACCGCGGCGGGCGCACTCGCCGGCTTCTACGGCGGCTGGGTCGACAACGTCCTGATGCGGTTCACGGATCTCGTGCTTTCGTTCCCGCAGCTCTTCGTGCTGATCGTGCTCGCGCTGGTCCTGCGCAACCTCGCGCTGCCGGTGTTCCGGGGAAGCGCCGGCAGCGTGCTGCCGATCGTGCTCGTGATCGCGGTGACCTCGTGGATGCCGGTCGCGCGGCTGGTGCGGGCGACGTTTCTGTCGCTGCGGGAGGCGACGTTTGTCGAGGCGGCGCGCGGGCTCGGAGTCCGCAACGGACGCATCATCGCCCGGCACGTGCTGCCGAACAGCCTCGGGCCGATCATCGTCGCGGCGACGCTGCGGGTGGCGAGCTCGATCATCACCGAGTCGGGCCTGAGCTTCCTCGGATTCGGCGTGCAGCCGCCGACGCCGACTTGGGGCAACATGCTGAACGCCGCCCAGGACCAGATGACGAGCGCGCCCTGGACGGCAATTTATCCGGGCCTCATGATCTTCCTGACCGTGATCGCGATCAACTATCTGGGCGACGGCCTCCGCGACGCCGTCGACCCCCACCGCGTCGCGTAG
- a CDS encoding M81 family metallopeptidase, with protein MRRILITECMQEISSFNPVPSEYDNFTVRRGREILEQGGRNTAVGGALAIFGARSDVAVLPVYSARAGSAGLLSRAGWARLSDEFTRGVAARIADADAVYVSMHGAMGADGEPDPEGFLLERVREAAGPDRPVVISLDLHGILTARMLRQIDGLAVYHTYPHVDFADTGARAARLLLRVMDERLRPVIARVTIPALVRGDELLTKTGCYGDVIREAQRLEGEGRALAASVMIGNPFTDVPELCSQAVVVADGDAASASAEAVRLAREFWPNRFRMQAKLITLDRAIAQARRMAGPVIFTDAADATSSGAPGDSNAILAALLKAGYERPVLVPIVDPPAAAEAHRAGVGETIRVRLGGALDERFTPVEVTATVDMLSSGRAKLETSGNALDAGPSAVLLVGNMTIIVMSRSVSLFDRAMFFAHGRDPRAYHLTVVKSPYCEWHMFDEWAEKDFNVDAPGSTSADLRSLGHRVCRRPMFPLDDEVSFAPAPEVYRRP; from the coding sequence ATGCGACGGATCCTGATTACCGAATGCATGCAGGAAATCTCGTCGTTCAATCCGGTGCCGAGCGAGTACGACAACTTCACCGTGCGCCGCGGCCGGGAGATCCTGGAGCAGGGCGGGCGCAACACCGCGGTCGGGGGCGCGCTGGCGATCTTCGGCGCGCGGTCCGACGTCGCGGTGCTCCCGGTCTACAGCGCCCGGGCCGGCAGCGCGGGCCTCTTGTCGCGCGCCGGGTGGGCGCGGCTCTCGGACGAGTTCACCCGGGGCGTCGCGGCGCGGATCGCGGACGCCGATGCCGTTTACGTGTCGATGCACGGCGCGATGGGCGCGGACGGCGAGCCGGATCCGGAAGGCTTTCTTCTCGAGCGCGTGCGCGAGGCCGCGGGCCCGGACCGGCCGGTTGTCATCTCGCTCGATCTCCACGGCATCCTCACCGCCCGCATGCTGCGGCAGATCGACGGACTGGCCGTCTACCATACCTACCCGCATGTCGACTTCGCCGACACCGGCGCGCGCGCGGCGCGACTCCTGCTCCGGGTCATGGACGAGCGCCTCCGGCCGGTGATCGCGCGGGTGACGATCCCGGCGCTCGTGCGCGGCGACGAGCTGCTCACCAAAACCGGATGCTACGGGGACGTCATCCGCGAGGCGCAGCGGCTCGAAGGCGAGGGACGCGCGCTGGCGGCGTCGGTGATGATCGGCAACCCGTTCACGGATGTTCCGGAGCTGTGCAGCCAGGCCGTTGTCGTCGCGGACGGTGACGCGGCGTCGGCGTCCGCGGAGGCGGTCCGGCTCGCGCGGGAGTTCTGGCCCAACCGCTTCCGGATGCAGGCGAAGCTGATCACGCTCGACCGCGCGATCGCGCAGGCCCGCCGGATGGCCGGCCCCGTCATCTTCACCGACGCGGCCGACGCAACGTCCTCCGGCGCGCCCGGCGACAGCAACGCGATTCTCGCGGCGCTGCTCAAAGCCGGCTACGAGCGGCCGGTGCTGGTCCCGATCGTGGACCCGCCCGCGGCGGCCGAGGCGCACCGCGCCGGCGTCGGAGAGACGATCAGGGTTCGGCTGGGCGGCGCGCTCGACGAGCGGTTCACGCCCGTCGAGGTGACCGCGACCGTCGACATGCTGTCGTCGGGCCGCGCGAAGCTCGAGACCAGCGGCAACGCGCTCGACGCCGGGCCGAGCGCCGTCCTGCTCGTGGGAAACATGACGATCATCGTGATGAGCCGGTCGGTCAGCCTTTTCGACCGCGCGATGTTCTTCGCGCACGGGCGGGACCCGCGCGCGTACCACCTCACCGTCGTGAAGTCGCCGTACTGTGAGTGGCACATGTTTGACGAATGGGCGGAGAAGGACTTCAACGTCGACGCGCCCGGCTCGACGAGCGCGGATCTCCGCTCGCTGGGACACCGGGTCTGCCGGCGGCCGATGTTTCCACTGGACGACGAGGTGTCGTTTGCGCCGGCGCCCGAGGTGTACCGCCGGCCTTAG
- a CDS encoding neutral/alkaline non-lysosomal ceramidase N-terminal domain-containing protein, translating to MTAPPPGLRAGAFEVDITPPLDVPLGSGFNPPAVGGIADPLRARALVIGDGTTRVAVACADILAVDPQLSRDVRRLVEARTGITPAHTMVCATHTHTCGGRLQPSRGNGDPALMELLARQIAGAVAGAAERLNPAHVTAARATVEGISVNRRDPALPVDRTLRVLRVDSGGALLAVLTAFACHPTLVSRERPVLSADFPGTLADSVTAIFGRRVVVLPANGACGDVNPVMAGRDGLEAARRIGRILGGETVSLLARLDRAGEAPRAENTRLGAALAVGPSRADDTARARPPVRAATATVQVPYKRFRSADETDAEAAEVARRLAEAGVPASRVAAWQAGRTVDAADAPPAEGETARLVGRLLRLRSEAWSARVAQFQGVVGREVRELELQAFAFGPDVALLAVPFELFSRIGLDVMTGSPFRHLFLIGYANDLGGYLMPDDEYARDGFEAGITFYGPGAADAVRACAAGLLGALAR from the coding sequence GTGACGGCGCCGCCGCCCGGCCTGCGGGCCGGAGCCTTTGAGGTTGATATCACGCCGCCGCTGGACGTGCCGCTCGGCAGCGGATTCAACCCGCCGGCCGTCGGCGGCATCGCCGATCCGTTGCGGGCGCGCGCCCTGGTGATCGGCGACGGCACGACCCGGGTCGCGGTCGCGTGCGCCGACATTCTTGCCGTCGACCCGCAGCTCTCGCGCGACGTGCGGCGGCTCGTCGAAGCGCGGACCGGGATCACCCCGGCGCATACGATGGTCTGCGCGACGCACACGCACACGTGCGGCGGGCGGCTGCAGCCGTCCCGCGGCAACGGCGACCCCGCGCTGATGGAGCTGCTGGCGCGCCAGATTGCCGGCGCCGTCGCCGGCGCGGCGGAAAGATTGAACCCGGCCCATGTCACGGCCGCGCGCGCAACCGTCGAAGGCATCAGCGTGAACCGACGGGATCCCGCCTTACCCGTCGACCGGACGCTGCGCGTGCTGCGCGTCGATTCCGGCGGCGCGCTCCTCGCCGTCCTCACCGCCTTCGCCTGCCACCCCACGCTGGTTTCGAGGGAGCGCCCGGTGCTCAGCGCGGACTTTCCCGGGACGCTCGCGGATTCCGTCACCGCAATCTTCGGCCGGCGCGTCGTCGTCCTGCCGGCAAACGGCGCGTGCGGTGACGTGAATCCCGTGATGGCCGGACGGGACGGGCTCGAGGCGGCGCGCCGCATCGGCCGCATCCTCGGCGGCGAGACGGTCTCCTTGCTCGCGCGCCTCGACCGCGCCGGAGAGGCCCCGCGCGCCGAGAACACCCGTCTCGGCGCGGCGCTCGCGGTCGGCCCCTCGCGCGCAGACGACACGGCGCGGGCGCGCCCGCCGGTGCGGGCCGCCACCGCGACGGTGCAGGTACCGTACAAGCGGTTCCGGTCGGCGGACGAAACGGATGCCGAAGCGGCGGAGGTCGCGCGCCGGCTCGCCGAGGCCGGGGTGCCGGCCTCCCGCGTCGCGGCGTGGCAGGCGGGACGCACGGTCGACGCCGCGGACGCACCCCCCGCAGAGGGAGAAACGGCCCGGCTGGTCGGACGGCTGCTGCGGCTGCGCTCGGAGGCGTGGTCGGCGCGCGTGGCCCAATTTCAGGGCGTCGTCGGACGCGAGGTCCGCGAGCTCGAGCTGCAGGCGTTCGCGTTCGGGCCGGACGTCGCGCTGCTCGCGGTGCCGTTCGAACTGTTCAGCCGGATCGGGCTCGACGTCATGACGGGAAGCCCGTTCCGGCACCTGTTCCTGATTGGCTACGCGAACGACCTCGGCGGCTACCTGATGCCGGACGACGAGTACGCCCGCGACGGGTTCGAGGCCGGGATCACGTTCTACGGACCCGGCGCCGCGGACGCCGTGCGCGCCTGCGCCGCCGGCCTGCTCGGCGCGCTGGCGCGCTGA
- a CDS encoding ABC transporter substrate-binding protein, whose product MKTTRRRFLGQAAAAGAGIATILLPRRGETAPARELRIAAYQDVSQLDPMRSNDTASSAVYDQLYDRLLVPDQNMQPIPQLAERFDASPNAKVWTFHLRRGVRFHDGGTLTADDVVFSLNRILDPKNSSQKRPQIDMIDRVEAADPYTVRITLQYSYSPFPAAIALQNIVSRQAAQKWGDQFTKHPVGSGPFQFVEWVPNDHVTFARNPQYWGRPAAVERLLFRPIPEASTAAAELLSGGVDIVQQVTPGTLAQLRGAPGITIATQNTTSYGYFGYRAVRPPFTDVRFREALYRAWSLDAAVKAVFPSEVGRRAYACVSPPIWPDDTAYLTQHAFGHDPARAKTLFGQLTESGVMPRDYTVKVISLADYRARLSEVLVSNLNQIGVRATLQVTDLATLLNTLVTNDNYIFSLVGGGGAPDPDQTLYWLFHSGGSHATFMNIKDPELDARLLRARQATGREARGRLYTEIQRYVLLEKIYQVPGYYLNNTQAWGRRVRGFKPAIVFGRWDIATPWATVQLAG is encoded by the coding sequence ATGAAGACGACACGGCGGCGGTTTCTCGGGCAGGCCGCGGCGGCCGGCGCGGGAATCGCGACGATCCTCCTGCCGCGCCGCGGCGAGACGGCTCCGGCGCGCGAACTGCGCATCGCCGCGTACCAGGACGTCAGTCAGCTCGATCCGATGCGCAGCAACGACACGGCGTCGTCGGCCGTGTACGACCAGCTGTACGACCGGCTGCTGGTGCCGGACCAGAACATGCAGCCCATTCCCCAGCTCGCGGAGCGGTTCGACGCGTCGCCGAACGCCAAAGTCTGGACCTTCCACCTCCGGCGCGGGGTGCGCTTCCACGACGGCGGTACCTTGACCGCGGACGACGTCGTCTTCTCGCTGAACCGGATTCTCGATCCGAAGAACTCGTCGCAGAAGCGCCCGCAAATCGACATGATCGATCGGGTCGAGGCGGCCGACCCGTACACGGTGCGGATCACGCTGCAGTATTCGTACTCGCCGTTTCCAGCCGCGATCGCGCTGCAGAACATCGTCAGCCGCCAGGCGGCGCAGAAATGGGGCGACCAGTTCACGAAGCACCCGGTCGGCTCGGGCCCCTTCCAGTTCGTTGAATGGGTCCCCAACGATCACGTGACGTTCGCGCGCAACCCTCAGTACTGGGGCCGTCCGGCGGCGGTCGAGCGGCTGCTGTTCCGGCCGATTCCCGAGGCATCGACGGCGGCCGCCGAGCTGCTTTCGGGCGGCGTGGACATCGTGCAGCAGGTGACGCCCGGTACGCTCGCGCAACTGCGCGGCGCCCCCGGCATCACGATCGCCACGCAGAACACGACGTCCTACGGCTACTTCGGCTACCGCGCGGTCCGGCCCCCCTTTACCGACGTGCGGTTCCGGGAGGCGCTCTACCGGGCGTGGAGTCTGGACGCGGCCGTCAAGGCCGTCTTCCCGTCCGAAGTCGGCCGCCGCGCCTACGCCTGCGTCTCGCCGCCGATCTGGCCCGATGATACAGCGTACCTCACACAGCACGCCTTCGGGCACGATCCGGCGCGGGCCAAGACGCTCTTCGGCCAGCTAACGGAGTCGGGTGTGATGCCGCGGGACTACACGGTGAAGGTAATCTCGCTCGCCGACTACCGCGCGCGCCTGTCCGAGGTACTCGTCTCGAACTTGAATCAGATCGGCGTCCGCGCCACCCTGCAGGTGACCGATCTCGCCACGCTGCTCAACACCCTCGTGACCAACGACAACTACATCTTCAGTTTGGTCGGGGGCGGAGGCGCGCCCGATCCCGACCAGACCCTCTACTGGCTGTTCCACTCGGGCGGCTCGCACGCGACCTTCATGAACATCAAGGATCCGGAGCTCGACGCGCGGCTGCTGCGGGCGCGGCAGGCGACGGGGCGCGAGGCGCGCGGCCGCCTGTACACGGAGATCCAGCGGTACGTGCTGCTCGAGAAGATCTACCAGGTTCCTGGCTACTACCTGAACAACACCCAGGCGTGGGGCCGCCGCGTGCGGGGCTTCAAGCCGGCGATCGTCTTCGGACGGTGGGACATCGCGACGCCCTGGGCTACGGTGCAACTCGCGGGTTGA
- a CDS encoding ABC transporter permease — MAAYALKRLAEAVPTLVGASVLVFALIHLVPGDPATVYLGLDARPQDVAVLRHHLGLDRPLAVQYWIYMSHALHGDLGESYYYKDSILRLVAGALPNTAELAAAALTVSLLIALPLGLAAALRPQTATDYTTTAAAVAGVAVPVFWLAIMLIFLFAVRLHWLPASGRGGPVWTVPGLAHLVLPALALGLGLAASTARLTRATMLEVLDEDYVRTARAKGLRPRVVTIRHALRNALIPIVTNLGLQIGILLSGAFLTETVFSWPGVGRLAVDAMVRRDYPLLQGVLLVTIVLFISVNLLVDLAYPVLDPRLRGGQE, encoded by the coding sequence ATGGCGGCATACGCCCTAAAGCGCCTGGCTGAAGCGGTCCCGACGCTCGTCGGGGCTTCGGTGCTCGTCTTCGCGTTGATTCATCTGGTGCCGGGCGACCCGGCCACCGTCTACCTCGGGCTCGACGCGCGACCGCAGGACGTCGCGGTGCTGCGCCACCACCTCGGCCTCGACCGGCCGCTCGCCGTCCAGTACTGGATTTACATGAGCCACGCGCTGCACGGCGATCTCGGCGAGTCCTACTACTACAAAGACTCGATCCTGCGTCTGGTCGCCGGCGCGCTGCCCAACACCGCGGAACTTGCGGCCGCGGCGCTCACGGTCTCGCTCCTGATTGCCCTGCCGCTCGGCCTCGCGGCGGCGCTCCGGCCGCAGACGGCCACCGACTACACCACGACGGCGGCCGCGGTCGCCGGAGTGGCGGTGCCGGTCTTCTGGCTCGCGATCATGCTGATCTTTCTCTTCGCGGTGCGCCTGCACTGGCTGCCGGCGTCCGGACGAGGCGGGCCGGTGTGGACGGTGCCGGGCCTCGCGCATCTCGTGCTGCCCGCCCTCGCGCTCGGGCTCGGTCTCGCGGCGTCCACCGCGCGTCTCACCCGGGCCACGATGCTCGAGGTGCTCGACGAGGACTACGTGCGCACGGCGCGGGCGAAGGGTCTCCGGCCGCGCGTCGTGACGATCCGCCACGCGCTCCGCAACGCGCTGATCCCGATCGTCACGAACCTCGGCCTGCAGATCGGCATTCTGTTGAGCGGCGCCTTCCTGACCGAGACGGTGTTCTCGTGGCCGGGCGTCGGCCGCCTCGCCGTCGACGCGATGGTGCGCCGCGACTACCCGCTGCTGCAAGGCGTGCTGCTCGTGACCATCGTCCTCTTCATCTCCGTGAACCTCCTCGTGGACCTCGCGTACCCGGTGCTCGACCCACGGCTGCGCGGGGGGCAGGAATGA
- a CDS encoding ABC transporter permease, giving the protein MSVVLPRAPGAEGPPRRRRREAWDRFARNRLALAGGAFLVFAAAACAAAPLLAHESPTAMALASPYGPPAPAHIFGTDALGRDVWSRVLWGGRVDLSLAVVAVLVASLGGIALGVVTGYGGGALDEVVMRAVDVFLAIPELLLALALVAFVGPSIPSVVGILAFSRLPRYTRMVRGTVLALRGREFVTASAALGASRARLLRRHIVPNLAGTIAVYSTLDLGGVIGALAGLSFIGAGVQPPAPEWGVMLADARQNLVLAPWTAVFPGLAITITIIAFNVLGDGVRDALDPRMRRRAG; this is encoded by the coding sequence ATGAGCGTCGTGCTGCCGCGTGCGCCGGGGGCGGAGGGTCCGCCACGGCGCCGCCGCCGCGAGGCGTGGGATCGGTTCGCCCGGAACCGGCTCGCCCTCGCCGGCGGGGCGTTCCTCGTCTTCGCGGCCGCGGCGTGCGCCGCCGCGCCGCTTCTCGCGCACGAGAGCCCGACCGCGATGGCGTTGGCGAGCCCCTACGGACCGCCCGCGCCGGCGCACATCTTCGGGACGGACGCGCTCGGCCGCGACGTCTGGAGCCGCGTGTTGTGGGGTGGCCGGGTGGACCTCAGCCTCGCCGTCGTCGCCGTGCTGGTGGCGTCGCTCGGCGGGATCGCGCTGGGTGTCGTGACCGGCTACGGCGGCGGCGCGCTCGACGAGGTGGTGATGCGGGCGGTCGACGTCTTCCTCGCGATTCCCGAGCTGCTCCTGGCGCTCGCGCTCGTGGCTTTCGTCGGGCCGAGCATCCCGAGCGTCGTGGGCATCCTCGCGTTCAGCCGGCTGCCGCGTTACACGCGCATGGTCCGGGGTACCGTGCTCGCGCTGCGCGGGCGCGAGTTCGTCACCGCGTCGGCGGCGCTCGGCGCCTCCCGCGCTCGCCTCCTGCGCCGCCACATCGTGCCGAACCTCGCCGGCACGATCGCGGTGTACAGTACGCTCGACCTGGGCGGCGTGATCGGCGCGCTCGCCGGGCTGTCGTTCATCGGGGCCGGCGTCCAGCCGCCCGCGCCCGAGTGGGGCGTCATGCTGGCCGACGCGCGCCAGAACCTCGTGCTCGCGCCGTGGACCGCGGTTTTCCCCGGCCTTGCGATCACGATTACGATCATCGCCTTCAACGTGCTCGGGGACGGCGTGCGCGACGCGCTCGACCCCAGGATGCGGAGACGGGCCGGATAG
- a CDS encoding alanine--glyoxylate aminotransferase family protein: MDSDKVELLIPGPIPVSDKVLAVMSHQVEQHYGPDWMPVYEAFTARLRRVFMTAGTVYPIPASGSGGLDAMIGSLVGADGKVGVITNGFFGARVVEIARAYSPNVEVMELPWDQAADPDEVRRWVRTHKLPLVAVVHSDTSTGVLNPVKEIAAAVRPEGAAVAVDAVSSLGGAPVETDAWGLAAVSTASQKCLESPPGLAPVAITRAGWEVVDRQPKSHGWYLNLRTWRRFEREWGAHHPYPVTLPSNLIRALDRALQLIFDEGLEKRFERHRRAQAALRDGLERIGFKPAVEPKWASPTVTVAYPPAGADANAVIRNMRARGFAISGGLEKLSGKVIRVGHLGTQAHPELMRRVVDALEATLREGAAAKR; this comes from the coding sequence ATGGACTCGGACAAGGTGGAACTGCTGATTCCCGGCCCGATTCCGGTCTCGGACAAGGTCCTGGCGGTCATGAGCCACCAGGTCGAGCAGCACTACGGCCCCGATTGGATGCCCGTGTACGAAGCGTTCACCGCCCGGCTGCGCCGCGTGTTCATGACCGCCGGAACCGTGTATCCTATTCCGGCGTCCGGCAGCGGCGGCCTCGATGCGATGATCGGCAGCCTCGTCGGGGCGGACGGCAAGGTGGGCGTTATCACGAACGGCTTCTTCGGCGCCCGCGTGGTGGAAATTGCCCGCGCGTACTCGCCCAACGTCGAGGTGATGGAGCTGCCGTGGGACCAAGCGGCGGATCCCGACGAGGTGCGCCGCTGGGTGCGGACGCACAAGCTGCCGCTGGTTGCCGTCGTGCACAGCGATACGTCGACCGGCGTGCTGAACCCCGTGAAGGAAATCGCCGCGGCGGTGCGGCCGGAAGGGGCGGCCGTCGCGGTCGACGCCGTCTCGTCGCTCGGCGGCGCGCCCGTGGAAACCGACGCGTGGGGCCTCGCCGCGGTGTCCACCGCATCGCAGAAGTGCCTCGAGAGTCCGCCGGGGCTCGCGCCGGTGGCGATCACGAGGGCGGGGTGGGAGGTTGTCGATCGTCAGCCCAAGTCCCACGGCTGGTACCTGAATCTCCGAACCTGGCGGCGGTTCGAGCGCGAGTGGGGCGCGCATCACCCCTATCCGGTCACGCTCCCCAGCAACCTGATTCGCGCGCTCGACCGGGCGCTCCAGCTCATCTTCGACGAAGGGCTCGAGAAGCGCTTCGAGCGGCACCGGCGCGCCCAAGCCGCGCTCCGCGATGGACTCGAGCGGATCGGCTTCAAGCCCGCGGTCGAGCCGAAGTGGGCGTCGCCGACGGTGACCGTTGCCTATCCCCCTGCCGGCGCGGACGCGAACGCCGTAATCCGGAACATGCGTGCGCGGGGGTTCGCGATCTCGGGCGGCCTCGAGAAGCTCTCCGGCAAGGTGATCCGAGTCGGCCACCTCGGGACGCAGGCCCACCCCGAACTGATGCGCCGGGTCGTGGACGCCCTGGAGGCGACGCTGCGGGAAGGCGCGGCCGCGAAGCGCTAG